A region from the Phycisphaerales bacterium genome encodes:
- a CDS encoding penicillin-binding protein 2 — MATPVSPRWPARATLIAMSVVLVALLGRVAQLQLRPSERLDAQNKSRVSSVRETPLRGDMLDRRGRLIAGTRYGYRLVIDPTLLKDPNVAIAWMAQTLGEDPEAIAERVHRVLAINAERFESKAKAAAASGPAAKPRAAGLLSAILAGAAGAEGEATPDDAKKPIRYLVMSDVLPGAIVERVRAQRVLGVMLEQRPVREYAAGDAAASIVGLVGFEDKGLMGAELRLDDELSGEPGKISYVRDKFGRPLWIEPGQVAHGEVGGDVRLSIDLEIQRMAHEELTRGIEEADAAGGRLVVVDPISGEVLAMVDIIRDLPGLTEFPWIPKTDRTEHHKPAGVRYRTLKADDGRHTHPAMGRNRCVEDVYEPGSTFKPFVWSVITELGLARPDEVFDTEGGTWHTSYGRYIEDVTQRDEMTWCDVLVNSSNIGMIKAAERLSWGQLHEVPVRFGFGKPTNIGLPGEASGIVTPLLKWTKYSQTSYAYGHEVAVTPVQMVRAFSVFCRPGELAGTLPQIRLTASVPTAGHREIGATELQSGVVYRVLPAPVARLARETMGRVVDGVEKKMKTKPLGGVAEEGWRYRMFGKSGTAEIPLGKAPEGMRAPAGTAGYFDGQYNSSFIAGGPSEQPRVVMVCVIDDPGPKRVARKEHYGSAVAGPVVRRMMDRTLTYLGIPPSPVQPEVP; from the coding sequence ATGCGCAGAACAAGTCGCGGGTGTCGAGCGTGCGTGAGACGCCGCTGCGGGGCGACATGCTCGATCGCCGCGGTCGATTGATCGCGGGGACGCGGTATGGGTATCGCCTGGTGATCGATCCGACGCTGCTGAAGGATCCGAACGTGGCGATCGCGTGGATGGCGCAGACACTCGGCGAGGACCCCGAGGCGATTGCGGAGCGCGTGCATCGGGTGCTGGCGATCAACGCCGAGCGATTCGAATCGAAGGCAAAGGCGGCCGCCGCGTCGGGACCGGCCGCGAAACCACGGGCGGCGGGTTTGCTCTCGGCGATCCTTGCTGGCGCGGCAGGGGCCGAGGGGGAGGCGACGCCCGACGACGCGAAGAAGCCGATCCGCTATCTCGTGATGTCCGATGTGCTTCCCGGGGCGATCGTGGAGCGGGTTCGCGCCCAGCGTGTACTGGGCGTGATGCTGGAGCAGCGTCCGGTGCGTGAGTATGCCGCGGGTGATGCGGCGGCGTCGATCGTCGGGCTGGTGGGCTTCGAGGACAAGGGGCTGATGGGCGCCGAGTTGCGTTTGGACGACGAACTCTCGGGAGAGCCGGGGAAGATCTCGTACGTGCGTGACAAGTTCGGGCGTCCCTTGTGGATCGAGCCCGGGCAGGTGGCGCATGGCGAGGTCGGGGGCGACGTGCGGCTGTCGATCGATCTCGAGATCCAGCGGATGGCGCACGAGGAACTGACGCGGGGGATCGAGGAGGCCGACGCCGCGGGCGGGCGGCTGGTCGTGGTCGATCCGATCAGCGGCGAGGTTCTCGCGATGGTGGACATCATCCGCGATTTGCCCGGGCTGACGGAGTTTCCGTGGATTCCCAAAACCGATCGAACAGAGCACCATAAGCCCGCAGGCGTGCGCTATCGCACGCTGAAAGCCGACGACGGACGGCACACACACCCGGCGATGGGTCGGAATCGCTGCGTCGAGGACGTGTACGAGCCGGGCTCAACGTTCAAGCCGTTCGTGTGGTCGGTGATCACAGAACTTGGGCTGGCGCGTCCCGACGAGGTCTTCGACACCGAGGGCGGGACGTGGCACACGTCGTATGGGCGGTACATCGAGGATGTGACCCAGCGTGACGAGATGACGTGGTGTGACGTGCTCGTCAACTCGTCGAACATCGGGATGATCAAGGCGGCCGAGCGCCTGTCGTGGGGGCAACTCCACGAGGTTCCCGTGCGATTCGGGTTTGGGAAGCCGACGAACATCGGGTTGCCGGGGGAGGCGAGCGGGATCGTGACGCCGCTGCTCAAGTGGACGAAATACTCGCAGACGTCGTACGCCTATGGGCATGAGGTGGCGGTGACGCCGGTGCAGATGGTGCGCGCGTTTAGTGTTTTTTGCCGGCCTGGCGAACTCGCGGGGACGCTGCCCCAGATTCGGTTGACGGCATCGGTGCCGACGGCGGGACATCGCGAGATCGGGGCGACGGAACTGCAGTCCGGGGTGGTGTACCGTGTGCTCCCGGCGCCGGTCGCGAGACTGGCCCGCGAGACGATGGGGCGGGTCGTCGACGGTGTCGAGAAGAAGATGAAAACGAAGCCGCTCGGGGGCGTCGCCGAGGAGGGGTGGCGTTACCGGATGTTCGGGAAGTCGGGGACGGCTGAGATCCCGCTGGGGAAGGCCCCCGAGGGGATGCGGGCGCCGGCGGGGACGGCGGGGTATTTCGACGGGCAGTACAACTCGTCGTTCATCGCCGGGGGGCCGAGCGAGCAGCCGCGAGTGGTCATGGTGTGCGTGATCGATGATCCTGGACCCAAACGAGTTGCGAGGAAGGAACACTATGGCTCGGCGGTGGCGGGGCCGGTGGTCCGGCGGATGATGGACCGGACGCTGACGTATCTGGGGATTCCCCCGTCGCCTGTGCAGCCTGAAGTTCCCTAG
- a CDS encoding glycogen-binding domain-containing protein — MKLGVSIGVVAVCTLAGTVVAQPYYLRGPFNGWSGTGTQLIDQGGGKFSATVGGLTVGSGFEVKATVDDWSFAGPSNEFDLPAGSVGNNFLQQVGASGSMTINFFPQTSWSDGWSPSATLRMGFEDPHAHGWDIMGSFDGWTNPQAVMTDLGNGLYKAIVSAAPGSYDFKFRKENDWGYAIGRTFENNGANAYGTVNPGDNALELYLDLPNGRWQANSIPTPGALALVGVGGLLAGVRRRR, encoded by the coding sequence ATGAAACTGGGTGTTTCCATTGGTGTGGTTGCGGTGTGCACGCTTGCGGGGACGGTAGTTGCGCAGCCGTATTACCTGCGCGGGCCGTTCAATGGCTGGTCTGGAACTGGAACGCAACTGATCGATCAGGGCGGGGGCAAGTTCTCGGCGACGGTCGGTGGCCTGACGGTCGGGAGCGGCTTTGAGGTGAAGGCGACGGTGGACGACTGGTCGTTCGCCGGGCCGAGCAATGAGTTTGATCTTCCCGCGGGCTCAGTTGGCAACAACTTCCTGCAGCAGGTTGGCGCTTCGGGATCGATGACGATCAACTTCTTCCCGCAGACGTCGTGGTCCGACGGGTGGAGCCCGAGCGCCACGCTCCGCATGGGCTTCGAAGATCCCCACGCGCACGGCTGGGACATCATGGGGAGTTTCGATGGCTGGACGAATCCCCAGGCGGTCATGACGGATCTGGGCAACGGGCTCTACAAGGCGATCGTCTCGGCGGCTCCGGGGAGTTATGACTTCAAGTTCCGCAAGGAGAACGACTGGGGCTATGCGATCGGTCGCACGTTTGAGAACAACGGCGCGAACGCGTACGGCACGGTGAACCCCGGTGACAACGCCCTGGAGTTGTACCTGGACCTTCCCAACGGTCGCTGGCAGGCAAACTCGATTCCCACGCCGGGCGCTCTGGCGCTCGTGGGTGTCGGCGGGCTGCTCGCGGGTGTTCGTCGCCGGCGCTAA